In a genomic window of Gossypium arboreum isolate Shixiya-1 chromosome 9, ASM2569848v2, whole genome shotgun sequence:
- the LOC108455328 gene encoding uncharacterized protein LOC108455328, whose translation MPNYMKFMKDILSKKCQLGEFETVALTEGCTTMLINKLPSKLKDRGSFTIPCSIGNNYVGKALCDLSTSINLMPMYIFRKLGIGKARPTSVTLQLADRSYAHSEDFLILECEADHGVHIILRRPFLTIGRTLVDVQKDENEECQTIGFIEAEVDEFAKFCYSNSDSEDNLIE comes from the exons ATGCCCAAttacatgaaattcatgaaagataTACTATCGAAGAAGTGCCAATTGGGAGAGTTTGAGACTGTTGCTCTTACTGAAGGGTGCACAACAATGTTGATAAATAAGCTGCCTTCAAAGTTAAAAGACCGAGGGAGTTTTACAATcccatgttcaattggaaatAATTATGTAGGAAAAGCATTATGTGATCTAAGCACAAGTATAAATCTAATGCCTATGTATATTTTTAGGAAACTAGGAATTGGGAAGGCAAGACCTACTAGTGTTACGTTGCAACTGGCTGATCGATCTTACGCCCATTCAGAAG ATTTTCTTATCTTAGAATGTGAAGCTGACCATGGTGTACATATTATTCTTAGAAGACCATTTCTTACTATTGGCAGAACCCTAGTTGATGTACAGAAAG ATGAGAATGAGGAGTGTCAAACCATTGGCTTCATAGAAGCAGAAGTGGACGAATTTGCAAAATTTTGCTACAGCAATTCTGACAGTGAAGACAATTTGATAGAGTAA
- the LOC108456026 gene encoding myb-related protein 315-like, with protein sequence MGRQPCCDKVGLKRGPWTIEEDHKLMNFILNNGIHCWRTVPKLAGLLRCGKSCRLRWINYLRPDLKRGAFTESEEDQIIQLHARLGNRWSKIASHFPGRTDNEIKNHWNTRIKKKLKLLGLDPVTHKPIQKAEENDGDSSNKSNGDDQQQGIKLDDDEKVEGIELSLDETNDLFNSYQMLCESFDLDSWLNQDAANNTCSSSYSMEESSNKSSTGETNSTIGEDSLKQWVDSVDSFLSWDSFI encoded by the exons ATGGGACGACAACCTTGTTGCGATAAGGTAGGGTTAAAGCGCGGACCGTGGACGATCGAGGAAGATCATAAGCTGATGAACTTCATACTCAACAATGGCATCCATTGCTGGCGAACTGTTCCAAAGCTTGCAG GGTTGTTAAGGTGTGGGAAAAGTTGTAGATTAAGATGGATTAATTATCTAAGACCTGACCTTAAGAGAGGGGCATTTACCGAATCCGAAGAGGATCAGATTATTCAACTTCATGCCCGACTCGGAAACCG ATGGTCAAAGATTGCATCACATTTTCCGGGGCGGACCGATAACGAAATCAAGAACCATTGGAACACTCGAATCAAGAAGAAGTTAAAGCTACTTGGGTTGGACCCTGTGACGCACAAGCCAATTCAGAAAGCAGAGGAAAATGATGGGGATTCGTCCAACAAGTCAAATGGTGACGATCAACAACAAGGCATCAAATTAGATGATGATGAGAAAGTAGAGGGAATTGAATTAAGTTTGGATGAAACAAATGATCTGTTCAACAGCTACCAAATGTTATGTGAGAGCTTTGATTTGGATTCATGGTTGAATCAAGATGCTGCAAACAACACTTGTTCTTCTTCATATTCAATGGAAGAATCCTCCAACAAATCTTCAACGGGGGAAACCAATTCCACCATTGGAGAAGATTCTTTAAAGCAATGGGTTGATAGTGTGGATTCATTTCTCTCATGGGATAGCtttatttaa